A single window of Treponema denticola ATCC 35405 DNA harbors:
- a CDS encoding M3 family oligoendopeptidase, translated as MSNTSTVKTLPLVPFKEMPYTRPDMKAIEKGFADALSKFKAAASVKEQIEAIDMVQAINREYSTMSSLASVRHTIDTRDEFYDKENDFYDEAGPLFSKLSNEFGAEMVKSKFRAELEKEFGHQVFDLTDLSLKVFSPEIMDDLMAENKLTSKYSKLIASAQIEFQGEKRTLSQLSPFMQDMDREVRKAAAKAFYGFFEENEAEFDSIYDELVKVRTKIAKKLGYKNFVQLAYDRLGRTEYNAEMVAKYRKQIYELVVPIAQSLKKRQSKRLKLDKVYYYDTGLKYLTGNAVPQGEPDWIVEQAKKMYNELSPETSEFFKMMTDYGLMDLLSTKGKAGGGYCTGFPLYKVPFIFANFNKTQHDVEVMTHEAGHAFQAYQSRNARLLEYGWPTLEACEIHSMSMEFFTWPWMELFFKHQTEKFKFTHLSGAFEFLPYGATVDEFQHWVYENPEASPAERKAEWHKIELKYNPSIDYADNAYLNRGGFWVKQSHIFASPFYYIDYTLAQVCALQFWVKANADRKTAWEDYLRLCKAGGSLPFLELLKLANLKNPFEEGCIASVTPECEKWLNSIDDSKL; from the coding sequence ATGTCAAACACATCTACAGTAAAAACTTTGCCTTTGGTTCCGTTTAAGGAAATGCCTTATACACGGCCGGATATGAAGGCTATTGAAAAGGGCTTTGCCGATGCCCTATCTAAATTTAAGGCAGCCGCTTCGGTAAAAGAACAAATCGAAGCTATCGATATGGTGCAGGCTATCAACCGTGAGTACAGCACTATGTCTTCTTTGGCCTCGGTCAGGCATACCATAGACACAAGGGATGAATTCTACGATAAAGAGAACGACTTTTATGATGAAGCAGGACCTCTTTTTAGTAAGCTTTCAAACGAATTCGGCGCAGAAATGGTCAAGTCCAAATTCAGAGCCGAGCTCGAAAAAGAATTCGGTCATCAAGTCTTTGATTTAACCGATCTATCCTTAAAGGTATTCAGCCCCGAAATTATGGATGACCTCATGGCCGAAAACAAACTGACCAGCAAATACAGTAAACTCATAGCTTCTGCCCAAATCGAATTCCAAGGCGAAAAGCGCACCCTTTCCCAATTAAGTCCCTTTATGCAGGACATGGACAGGGAGGTAAGAAAGGCGGCAGCAAAGGCCTTCTACGGTTTCTTTGAAGAAAATGAAGCCGAATTCGATTCTATCTATGATGAACTTGTAAAGGTCCGTACAAAGATAGCAAAAAAGCTGGGCTACAAAAACTTTGTTCAGCTTGCTTATGACCGCCTTGGCAGAACCGAGTACAATGCCGAAATGGTCGCAAAATACCGCAAGCAGATTTACGAGCTTGTTGTTCCCATCGCCCAAAGTTTAAAAAAACGCCAAAGCAAGAGGTTAAAGCTCGATAAGGTTTATTATTATGACACCGGGCTTAAATACCTTACGGGAAATGCCGTTCCTCAAGGCGAGCCTGATTGGATTGTAGAACAGGCAAAGAAGATGTACAATGAGCTTTCGCCCGAAACAAGCGAATTCTTTAAGATGATGACCGATTACGGACTCATGGATTTACTTTCAACCAAAGGAAAGGCAGGCGGCGGTTATTGTACGGGCTTCCCCTTGTACAAGGTTCCCTTTATCTTTGCAAACTTTAACAAAACCCAGCACGATGTCGAGGTTATGACCCACGAAGCGGGCCATGCTTTCCAAGCTTATCAGAGCAGAAATGCACGCCTTCTTGAATACGGGTGGCCGACGCTTGAGGCTTGCGAAATCCACTCGATGAGTATGGAGTTTTTTACATGGCCATGGATGGAGCTGTTCTTTAAACACCAAACCGAAAAATTTAAGTTTACCCATCTTTCCGGAGCATTCGAATTCCTACCTTATGGAGCGACAGTCGATGAGTTCCAGCACTGGGTCTATGAAAATCCTGAAGCAAGCCCTGCCGAAAGAAAGGCCGAATGGCATAAAATAGAATTAAAGTATAATCCTTCAATTGATTATGCCGATAATGCCTACTTGAACCGAGGCGGCTTTTGGGTAAAGCAGAGTCACATCTTTGCTTCTCCTTTCTATTACATAGATTACACATTGGCTCAAGTTTGTGCCTTACAGTTCTGGGTAAAAGCCAATGCCGACCGCAAAACGGCTTGGGAAGATTATTTGCGCCTTTGCAAGGCCGGCGGAAGCCTTCCCTTCTTGGAGCTTTTAAAACTTGCAAACCTAAAAAATCCCTTTGAAGAAGGCTGCATCGCTTCGGTTACCCCCGAATGTGAAAAATGGCTTAATTCGATAGACGATTCAAAACTGTAG
- a CDS encoding EamA family transporter, translating to MVWVIFAFLSAVFAALTSILAKVGIEGVNSNLATAVRTAVVLAMAWGMVFITNAQHGIMDISKKSWVFLVLSGLATGASWLCYYKALQAGEASKVVPIDKLSVVITLILAVIFLHENINVKSIIGALLITAGTLCMVL from the coding sequence ATGGTGTGGGTGATTTTTGCATTTTTATCCGCTGTTTTTGCGGCCCTTACTTCTATTTTGGCAAAAGTCGGGATTGAAGGAGTAAACTCAAATCTGGCAACAGCGGTAAGAACGGCCGTGGTATTAGCAATGGCGTGGGGCATGGTTTTTATTACCAATGCACAACACGGAATAATGGATATCAGCAAGAAAAGCTGGGTATTTTTGGTTCTTTCGGGGCTGGCGACAGGTGCTTCCTGGCTGTGTTATTACAAGGCATTGCAAGCCGGTGAAGCATCCAAAGTCGTTCCTATCGATAAATTAAGCGTAGTTATTACATTGATATTAGCGGTAATTTTTCTACACGAGAATATCAATGTGAAATCTATAATCGGTGCGCTGCTGATTACGGCAGGCACACTTTGCATGGTTTTGTAA
- a CDS encoding restriction endonuclease subunit S, which yields MGEICSITMGQSPESSFISNNSDGMEFHQGKIHFTEKYIQKANNYTFNITKIAPKNAILLCVRAPVGVVNITEREICIGRGLCSVYPKYRIQSEFWFYWLQCQKDTFEQKSTGTTFQAISIELIKNILIPLPPSSEQKRIVAKIEELFAQLDSITAVL from the coding sequence TTGGGAGAGATTTGTTCTATTACTATGGGGCAGTCTCCAGAAAGTTCTTTTATTTCAAATAATTCTGACGGAATGGAATTCCATCAAGGTAAAATACATTTTACTGAAAAATATATACAAAAAGCGAATAATTATACATTCAACATAACAAAAATTGCTCCTAAAAATGCAATTTTGCTTTGTGTACGGGCACCTGTTGGAGTTGTGAATATCACAGAAAGAGAAATTTGCATTGGTCGCGGTCTTTGTTCTGTATATCCGAAATATAGAATTCAATCAGAATTTTGGTTTTATTGGCTGCAATGTCAAAAAGATACGTTTGAACAGAAATCAACAGGAACAACTTTTCAAGCAATTTCAATTGAGTTAATTAAAAACATACTTATCCCTCTACCTCCTTCATCGGAACAAAAACGCATCGTTGCCAAAATTGAAGAACTGTTTGCTCAGCTTGATTCTATCACAGCTGTGCTTTGA
- a CDS encoding tetratricopeptide repeat protein — protein sequence MTDILDFPDFPFEFEQNNEQKAQDIVYDAWDSDSSAQRKRLAQKALELDPNCVDAYCILAAEYTSYKKKNEYYKKGIEVFRKKYGEKFFSENRGDFWEIFETRPFMRLSAGYGQLLWNNEKKDEAVQIYEELLQLNPNDNQGLRYTLINWFIDQNQLDKVTELLKEYQEGTAFMLFSDLLLSIKKQESDTKILKKYIKAKNANPYVVKYLLKENELPEYLPDYYGFGDENEAVTYCFGSMDVWLKDQDTIKKLKEISDE from the coding sequence ATGACTGATATCTTAGATTTCCCTGACTTTCCATTTGAATTTGAACAAAATAATGAGCAAAAAGCTCAAGATATTGTTTATGATGCATGGGACAGTGATTCATCCGCACAACGGAAACGATTAGCACAAAAAGCTCTTGAACTTGATCCGAACTGTGTAGATGCATACTGCATTCTGGCAGCAGAGTATACATCATATAAAAAGAAAAATGAGTATTACAAAAAAGGAATAGAAGTATTCAGAAAGAAGTATGGGGAGAAGTTCTTTTCAGAAAATAGAGGAGATTTCTGGGAAATATTTGAAACAAGACCCTTTATGCGGCTTTCTGCAGGATACGGGCAATTATTATGGAATAATGAGAAAAAGGATGAAGCGGTACAAATATATGAAGAGTTATTACAATTAAATCCAAATGATAATCAGGGCCTACGATACACTTTGATCAATTGGTTTATAGATCAAAATCAGTTGGACAAAGTAACGGAATTACTAAAAGAGTATCAAGAAGGAACTGCTTTTATGCTGTTTAGCGATCTATTACTTTCTATAAAAAAGCAAGAAAGCGACACAAAAATCTTAAAAAAATACATAAAAGCCAAAAATGCAAATCCGTATGTAGTGAAATATTTACTCAAGGAAAATGAATTGCCTGAATATTTGCCGGACTATTATGGATTTGGCGATGAAAATGAAGCTGTAACATATTGTTTTGGTTCTATGGATGTATGGCTAAAAGATCAAGATACTATTAAAAAACTAAAAGAGATAAGCGATGAATAA
- a CDS encoding tyrosine-type recombinase/integrase, whose protein sequence is MENGTSFEEYLKKSNLSQNTLTSYLWTVKYYTEHYDSVSKENLLAYKGYLIEFFKPKTVNLRIQGINKYLQFIHKDQLQLKFVKVQQKNFLENVISNADYQFLKSSLKRDENREWYFVVWFLAATGARVSELIQIKVEHVKLGYFDLYSKGGKLRRLYIPKILKEEALQWLESIGRDSGYLFLNRFEKHITTRGIAQQLKNYARKYGINEKVVYPHSFRHRYAKNFLEKFNDISLLADLMGHESIETTRIYLRRTASEQRELVDSIVTW, encoded by the coding sequence ATGGAAAACGGCACAAGTTTTGAAGAGTATTTGAAGAAAAGCAATCTTTCTCAGAATACTCTTACATCGTATTTATGGACAGTTAAATACTACACAGAACATTATGATTCTGTCAGTAAGGAAAATCTGCTTGCATACAAAGGCTATCTGATTGAGTTCTTTAAACCGAAAACGGTGAATTTAAGGATTCAGGGAATTAACAAGTATTTGCAGTTTATACATAAAGATCAGCTGCAGTTAAAATTTGTAAAAGTTCAGCAGAAGAACTTCCTTGAAAATGTTATCAGTAACGCCGACTATCAATTTTTGAAATCGAGCCTTAAAAGAGATGAAAATCGAGAATGGTATTTTGTCGTGTGGTTCCTCGCAGCGACAGGGGCGCGAGTCAGCGAGCTTATTCAGATAAAAGTTGAGCATGTTAAGTTGGGATATTTTGATCTATATTCAAAGGGCGGAAAGCTCAGGCGGCTCTATATTCCAAAAATTTTGAAAGAAGAAGCCTTACAATGGCTGGAATCAATCGGACGCGACTCCGGCTATCTGTTTCTAAATCGCTTTGAAAAGCATATCACCACCCGAGGAATTGCGCAGCAGCTAAAGAATTATGCCAGAAAGTACGGGATAAATGAAAAGGTAGTGTATCCGCATTCATTCCGGCACCGCTATGCAAAGAATTTTCTTGAAAAGTTCAATGATATTTCTCTTCTTGCCGATTTGATGGGGCATGAAAGTATCGAAACAACGCGTATTTATTTACGCCGCACCGCAAGCGAGCAGCGGGAACTGGTTGATAGCATTGTAACGTGGTAA
- a CDS encoding restriction endonuclease subunit S, producing MLSCYYEKFGDVTETAVEMFSAIPESWTWCHFGDVADVINGKNQSQVEDDTGEYPIYGSGGIMGYANDYICPKNCTIIGRKGSINNPIFVEEKFWNVDTAFGLAPSSIVLPRYLFYFCKSFDFTSLDSSTTLPSLTKTSIRSILFPLPPFVAQQRILDKIDELFSQLEKIALNII from the coding sequence GTGCTTTCTTGTTATTATGAGAAGTTTGGTGATGTAACCGAAACAGCTGTAGAAATGTTCTCTGCTATTCCTGAATCGTGGACATGGTGTCATTTTGGCGATGTTGCTGATGTAATAAACGGAAAAAATCAATCACAGGTAGAAGATGACACTGGTGAATATCCAATTTATGGAAGCGGCGGTATTATGGGATACGCTAATGACTATATTTGCCCGAAAAATTGCACAATAATCGGACGCAAAGGTTCAATAAACAATCCTATATTTGTGGAAGAAAAGTTCTGGAATGTCGACACTGCTTTTGGTCTTGCACCATCATCAATTGTTCTACCTCGATATTTATTTTATTTCTGTAAATCATTTGACTTTACATCATTGGACAGCAGTACAACCTTGCCGAGTTTAACCAAAACAAGTATTCGGAGTATCTTATTTCCATTACCGCCATTCGTTGCACAACAACGGATTTTAGATAAAATTGATGAGCTTTTTAGCCAATTAGAAAAGATTGCTTTGAATATTATCTAA
- a CDS encoding restriction endonuclease subunit S yields the protein MNTNALRQKILDLAIHGKLVKQDPSDESATILLEKIRAEKEKKIASGELKRGKNDSYIFFGDDNRHYEKFADGRVKDIEDEIPFAVPEGWAWCRLGEICEFISRGKTPVYTKESQYPVLAQKCNQWDGIRLDKVLFLDPNSLSKWTNEYHLQHEDIVINSTGTGTIGRVGIFDIGILGQYPFIVPDSHISVVRCYKVYIHRKYIYHIFTSEYLQTKINKVATGSTNQKELPKKVLTEFFIPIPPLSEQQRIVAKIEAIFAQIDLLEQNKADLQTAVKQAKSKILDLAIRGKLVPQDPADEPASVMLEKLHAEKEAKIAAGEIKRGKNDSYIYKNSTDNCYYEKFFEKKDLCIDNEIPFELPENWQWTKLGRICDKLVDGDHNPPKGIEEKTEYIMVSSRNINHNTVEDLENVRYLTKEMFDAENLRTNATAGDIFFTSVGSLGRSCIYDGRMNICFQRSVSILNTKVYNKYVKFFFDSNFYQNYVAEHATGTAQMGFYLQEMAESFIAIPPISEQKRIVARIEEIFYVLDNI from the coding sequence GTGAACACAAATGCATTACGCCAAAAAATATTAGACCTCGCCATTCACGGAAAGCTGGTAAAGCAAGATCCGTCCGATGAGAGTGCAACCATACTCCTTGAAAAAATCCGTGCAGAAAAAGAGAAAAAAATCGCTTCAGGTGAACTGAAACGCGGTAAAAATGATTCGTATATTTTTTTCGGTGATGATAACAGGCACTATGAGAAGTTCGCAGACGGCAGAGTAAAGGATATCGAGGACGAAATCCCGTTTGCCGTGCCGGAGGGCTGGGCGTGGTGTAGGTTGGGGGAGATTTGCGAATTCATATCTAGAGGGAAAACACCGGTTTATACAAAAGAAAGTCAATATCCTGTTTTGGCACAAAAGTGTAATCAATGGGATGGTATACGATTAGACAAGGTTCTTTTTTTAGATCCAAATTCATTATCAAAATGGACTAATGAATATCATCTGCAACACGAAGATATTGTAATAAATTCTACGGGGACAGGTACTATTGGGAGAGTTGGTATCTTTGATATCGGAATTCTAGGTCAATATCCTTTTATTGTTCCTGACTCACATATATCCGTTGTGAGATGTTATAAAGTATATATACATCGAAAATATATATATCACATTTTTACATCTGAGTATCTGCAAACTAAAATTAATAAGGTCGCAACCGGATCTACCAATCAAAAAGAACTCCCGAAAAAAGTTCTAACTGAATTTTTTATTCCCATTCCGCCGTTATCTGAACAGCAACGCATCGTCGCAAAAATTGAAGCAATCTTTGCACAAATCGACCTGCTGGAACAAAATAAAGCCGACTTACAGACAGCCGTCAAACAGGCAAAGTCAAAAATCCTCGATCTTGCAATCCGCGGGAAACTTGTTCCGCAAGATCCTGCCGACGAACCTGCAAGTGTTATGCTGGAAAAACTCCATGCTGAAAAAGAGGCGAAAATCGCAGCCGGCGAGATAAAACGCGGCAAGAATGATTCGTATATTTATAAAAATTCTACTGATAATTGTTATTATGAGAAGTTCTTTGAAAAAAAAGATCTTTGTATTGATAATGAGATTCCTTTTGAACTACCGGAAAACTGGCAGTGGACAAAATTAGGACGAATTTGCGATAAGCTTGTAGATGGAGATCATAATCCACCTAAGGGTATCGAAGAAAAAACAGAATATATAATGGTTTCTTCAAGAAATATTAATCATAATACAGTAGAAGACTTAGAAAATGTCAGATATTTAACGAAAGAGATGTTTGATGCAGAAAATTTGAGGACCAATGCTACAGCGGGTGATATATTTTTCACATCCGTAGGTTCATTAGGAAGAAGTTGCATTTACGACGGCCGAATGAATATCTGCTTTCAACGGAGTGTTTCCATTCTTAACACCAAGGTTTACAACAAGTATGTAAAATTCTTTTTTGATAGTAATTTTTATCAAAATTATGTAGCTGAACATGCTACCGGTACTGCTCAAATGGGATTTTATTTACAAGAAATGGCAGAATCTTTTATTGCTATTCCTCCAATTTCAGAGCAAAAAAGAATTGTTGCTAGAATTGAAGAAATATTTTATGTTTTAGATAATATTTAG
- a CDS encoding Fic family protein — protein MINRNEEQNFNKLSEVINEYNKLQISQQIDYDKFYLYSIITHSTAIEGSTITEIENQLLFDEGISANKPIHEQLMNLDLKAAYEKSFELAKQHTQITPEILCELSVLVMKNTGTVYNTIGGTFSSAKGELRLVNVSAGRGGKSYMAWQKLPQKLEEFCSWLNSERKSIAEKDIEAQYAFSFLAHYKLVHIHPWADGNGRMSRLLMNVIQYEAGLVPAIIKKENRAEYIQSLASSQDKDDPAEFLHFMFSHHIRNLSEQIEEYKNSLEMSGS, from the coding sequence ATGATAAATCGGAACGAAGAACAAAACTTTAATAAACTTTCAGAAGTTATAAACGAATACAACAAGCTGCAAATTTCTCAGCAGATTGATTATGATAAATTCTATTTATATTCGATTATCACACATTCAACGGCAATAGAAGGTTCTACCATAACGGAAATTGAAAATCAGTTACTTTTTGACGAAGGGATAAGTGCGAATAAGCCGATTCATGAACAGCTTATGAACCTTGACCTAAAAGCTGCATACGAAAAGAGTTTTGAACTTGCAAAACAGCATACGCAAATCACACCGGAAATCCTTTGTGAACTTTCAGTTCTCGTAATGAAAAACACCGGCACTGTATACAATACAATCGGCGGAACATTTTCTTCTGCAAAAGGAGAGCTCAGATTGGTAAATGTCAGTGCGGGGCGAGGCGGAAAAAGCTATATGGCATGGCAGAAGCTTCCGCAAAAACTGGAAGAATTTTGCAGTTGGCTCAATTCGGAAAGAAAAAGCATTGCAGAAAAAGATATAGAAGCTCAATACGCTTTTAGCTTTCTCGCTCATTATAAACTTGTTCACATTCATCCGTGGGCGGATGGAAACGGACGGATGAGCCGGCTCTTAATGAATGTTATCCAATATGAAGCGGGTCTAGTTCCTGCAATAATCAAAAAAGAAAACAGAGCGGAATATATTCAAAGTCTCGCTTCTTCACAAGACAAGGATGATCCTGCGGAGTTCTTACATTTTATGTTTTCGCACCATATACGGAATTTGAGCGAGCAGATAGAAGAATATAAAAACTCGCTTGAAATGAGCGGCAGCTGA
- a CDS encoding type I restriction-modification system subunit M, with the protein MAKKEATQAKPEQALTKKVWNMADVLAAAGIGFTDYIIQLTYLLFLKMDFEKESYGLGSALPDGSKWKDIVQLDGPDQLAKYEKILEVLQAADGLIGAIFTEAQNKIAKPALLKKLIGMIDEENWFSMDGDLKGAIYESILEKNGQDKKSGAGQYFTPRPLINAMVDVVQPKITETVADPACGTGGFLLSAYDYMRKQSDEQSKVEFLQTKALRGNDITPLVVTLASMNLYLHDIGVDTTPIKCEDSLEHEPEHLVDVILANPPFGARPAGSVDISTMRSDLIVTTSNNQLNFLQHMMVMLKDGGRAGIVLPDNVLFADGAGEILRKKLLKDFNLHTILRLPTGIFYANGVKANVLFFEKGSPTQETWYYDYRTGIKHTLATKPLKRSDLEDFVSCYCAGHVEDRKETWSPENPNGRWRKYHVDELLARDKTGLDISWIKDGSDTVDCSLAELMQTIQTKSANIAAAVTELSKLIEGIEE; encoded by the coding sequence ATGGCAAAAAAAGAAGCAACACAAGCAAAACCGGAACAGGCTCTTACGAAAAAAGTTTGGAACATGGCAGACGTTCTTGCGGCAGCCGGTATCGGATTTACTGATTATATTATTCAGCTGACATATCTCTTATTTCTAAAAATGGATTTTGAAAAAGAATCATACGGTTTAGGCAGTGCACTTCCTGACGGAAGTAAGTGGAAAGATATCGTTCAACTGGATGGGCCAGATCAGCTTGCAAAATATGAAAAGATTCTGGAAGTTTTACAGGCAGCAGACGGACTTATCGGCGCAATTTTTACGGAAGCGCAAAATAAAATTGCAAAACCGGCACTTCTTAAAAAACTGATCGGAATGATTGATGAAGAAAACTGGTTCAGTATGGACGGAGACCTAAAAGGCGCAATTTACGAAAGTATTCTTGAAAAAAACGGACAGGATAAAAAGTCAGGAGCAGGGCAGTACTTTACGCCGCGCCCCTTGATTAATGCTATGGTTGATGTTGTTCAGCCGAAAATTACGGAGACCGTTGCCGACCCGGCATGCGGAACCGGAGGATTCTTGCTTTCTGCGTATGACTATATGCGTAAACAAAGCGACGAACAGAGTAAAGTGGAGTTCTTACAAACGAAGGCTCTTAGGGGAAATGACATTACGCCTCTTGTCGTAACGTTGGCTTCTATGAATCTTTATCTTCACGATATTGGAGTGGACACCACGCCGATTAAATGTGAAGATAGTTTGGAACACGAACCCGAACATCTTGTAGATGTAATTCTTGCAAATCCGCCTTTCGGTGCTCGGCCTGCAGGAAGCGTCGATATTTCGACCATGCGTTCCGATTTGATTGTAACGACAAGCAACAACCAGTTAAATTTTTTACAGCACATGATGGTCATGTTAAAGGATGGCGGAAGAGCCGGAATAGTTCTTCCCGATAATGTGCTTTTTGCAGATGGTGCCGGAGAAATTCTCCGCAAAAAACTTCTAAAAGATTTTAATCTTCATACGATTCTTCGTCTGCCGACCGGTATTTTCTATGCAAACGGCGTAAAAGCAAATGTACTGTTCTTTGAAAAAGGAAGCCCGACACAAGAGACATGGTATTACGATTACCGGACAGGGATTAAACACACACTTGCAACGAAACCGCTTAAACGTTCCGACCTTGAAGACTTTGTAAGCTGCTACTGTGCAGGACATGTTGAAGACCGCAAAGAAACATGGTCGCCCGAAAATCCGAACGGCAGATGGCGTAAATATCATGTCGATGAACTGCTTGCACGGGATAAAACCGGTCTGGATATTTCTTGGATAAAAGACGGTTCCGATACAGTGGACTGTTCACTCGCCGAGCTTATGCAAACCATTCAAACCAAAAGCGCAAACATTGCCGCAGCGGTTACCGAACTTTCCAAACTGATTGAAGGAATTGAAGAATGA